In Burkholderiales bacterium, the following proteins share a genomic window:
- a CDS encoding DEAD/DEAH box helicase gives MSFASLNLLPELLRAVSDEGYTEPTPIQAQAIPAVLERKDIMGCAQTGTGKTAGFTLPMLQILAPHANNSPSPARHPIRALILTPTRELAAQVAESVKTYGKHLPLRSTMVYGGVDIKPQKLALHGGVEILIATPGRLLDHLEQKTVNLSQVQILVLDEADRMLDMGFLPDIKRILNVLPKQRQTLLFSATFSEEIRKLAKEMLRSPTMIEVARRNTPSEVITHAVYEVPGTRKRALLAHLIRTREMKQVLVFVRMKKDANKLARELERDGINATAIHSDRSQAEREQALADFKGGRATVLVATDIAARGLDIEQLPYVINYELPYTPEDYVHRIGRTGRAGLSGEAISFMAGDEAKLLGDIEKLVKRQIPRLDLPEGFDGEDRHGRSSRERDDRGSRGGRHEREPSRASRAGRSEREHRPSSHAKPHAPKSTIAADGFDFSKPYEPAPSAAKKDDERPLPGRGRAARPTPALLGGTRDHSKSHK, from the coding sequence ATGTCCTTCGCATCACTGAATCTCCTGCCGGAGCTCCTGCGCGCGGTCTCCGACGAGGGCTACACCGAGCCGACTCCCATACAGGCGCAAGCGATCCCCGCCGTCCTCGAACGCAAGGACATCATGGGGTGCGCCCAGACCGGCACCGGCAAGACCGCGGGCTTCACGCTGCCGATGCTGCAGATCCTCGCGCCGCACGCGAACAACAGCCCGTCGCCCGCGCGCCATCCGATCCGCGCCCTCATCCTCACCCCCACGCGCGAGCTCGCGGCGCAGGTGGCGGAGAGCGTGAAGACCTACGGCAAGCACCTGCCGCTGCGCTCGACGATGGTCTACGGCGGCGTCGACATCAAGCCGCAGAAGCTCGCGCTGCACGGCGGGGTCGAGATCCTGATCGCGACACCCGGGCGGCTCCTCGATCACCTCGAGCAGAAGACGGTCAATCTCTCGCAGGTTCAGATCCTCGTGCTGGACGAAGCGGACCGCATGCTCGACATGGGCTTCCTGCCCGACATCAAGCGCATCCTCAACGTGCTTCCGAAGCAGCGGCAGACGCTGCTCTTCTCCGCGACGTTCTCCGAGGAGATCCGCAAGCTCGCGAAAGAGATGCTGCGCTCGCCGACGATGATCGAGGTCGCGCGCAGGAACACGCCGTCCGAAGTCATCACGCACGCGGTGTACGAAGTGCCGGGAACGCGCAAGCGTGCGCTCCTCGCACACCTCATCCGCACGCGCGAGATGAAGCAGGTGCTCGTCTTCGTGCGCATGAAAAAGGACGCGAACAAGCTCGCGCGCGAGCTCGAGCGCGACGGCATCAACGCGACCGCGATCCACAGCGACCGCTCGCAGGCCGAGCGCGAGCAGGCGCTGGCCGATTTCAAGGGCGGCCGCGCCACCGTGCTCGTCGCGACCGACATCGCCGCGCGCGGTCTGGACATCGAGCAGCTGCCCTATGTGATCAACTACGAGCTGCCGTACACGCCCGAGGACTACGTGCATCGCATCGGCCGCACCGGCCGCGCGGGCTTGTCGGGCGAAGCGATCTCGTTCATGGCGGGCGACGAGGCGAAGCTCCTCGGCGACATCGAGAAGCTGGTGAAGCGTCAAATCCCGCGGCTGGACCTGCCCGAAGGCTTCGACGGTGAAGACCGCCACGGCCGCTCCTCGCGCGAGCGCGACGATCGCGGCTCCCGCGGCGGACGGCACGAGCGCGAGCCTTCGCGCGCGTCGCGCGCCGGCCGCTCCGAGCGCGAGCACCGGCCGTCGTCGCACGCCAAGCCGCACGCGCCGAAGTCGACGATCGCCGCCGACGGCTTCGACTTCAGCAAGCCGTACGAGCCCGCGCCGTCGGCCGCCAAGAAAGACGACGAGCGGCCTCTGCCGGGGCGCGGCCGTGCCGCGCGGCCGACGCCGGCGCTGCTCGGCGGCACGCGCGATCACAGCAAGTCGCATAAATAA
- the ligD gene encoding DNA ligase D, which produces MALELYNKKRNFGVTPEPKGKVVKRKGGELSFVIQKHRASHMHYDFRLELNGVLLSWAVPKGPSLDPKVRRLAMQTEDHPIEYGGFEGTIPPKQYGAGTVMLWDRGTWTAKGDAAADYRRGRLKFELQGEKLRGGWMLVKGHGGKYGGDKDNVWFLLKESDDYAKPESKGTIVEEAPNSVASGRSLDEIAEDPDRVWHSNKSVKENVKSGAVKKKKPKLGVADLDGARKASLPDFIEPELATLVKDAPAGDQWLHELKLDGYRMLCRVEDGEVRMISRNGKDWTANFPSIARCVARLPVKTAWLDGEVAVMESDGRTSFQALQNALTTDHGEKLHYFVFDLMYLDGYDLRSVALLERKSILEKLLAAAPSALRFSSHIEGSGIEFFKQACKLELEGMISKLARSVYKGGRCRDWVKVKCSQRQELVIGGYTDPEGSRKGFGALLLGVYEEDGSLRYSGKVGTGFNDATLKAMHPKLKALEVSKPAFSNPPRGYEAKGAHWIKPELVAEVEFTEWTNDGTLRHPSFQGLRADKKAKDVVRERPVADVTEEAPPRAAKKAAGKKTARKSAAASKTAQKPERAASESDGGAVAGVKLSNPDKLLYPEAGISKRDLALFYEGIADRILPHLVNRPLTLVRCPNGWNKQCFFQKHPDAKVDAVIERVKVKESAGTTLYMMANSTPALVAMVQMGALELHPFGSSAPKLDNPDRLVFDFDPDDGISWAKLVEAVQLLRTLLEELGLKTYLKTTGGKGLHVVVPIKPTLTWDEVKQFTKSVADVMVKSFPDRYISTMSKAKRSGKIFIDYLRNGEGATAIAAYSLRARENAPVATPIAWEELATDVRRDHFNVKNVPQRLAKMKKDPWADFFEVKQSITKAMLKKVGAA; this is translated from the coding sequence ATGGCACTCGAGCTCTACAACAAGAAGCGCAACTTCGGCGTCACGCCCGAGCCGAAAGGCAAAGTGGTCAAGCGCAAGGGCGGCGAGCTCTCGTTCGTGATCCAGAAGCACCGCGCGAGCCACATGCACTACGACTTCAGGCTCGAATTGAACGGCGTGCTGCTGTCATGGGCCGTGCCCAAGGGGCCCAGCCTCGACCCCAAGGTCCGCCGCCTCGCGATGCAGACCGAGGACCACCCGATCGAGTACGGCGGTTTCGAAGGGACGATCCCGCCGAAGCAGTACGGCGCCGGCACCGTCATGCTGTGGGACCGCGGGACGTGGACGGCCAAAGGCGATGCGGCCGCGGACTACAGGCGAGGGCGGCTGAAGTTCGAGCTTCAGGGCGAAAAGCTGCGCGGCGGCTGGATGCTCGTCAAAGGACACGGCGGCAAGTACGGCGGCGACAAGGACAACGTGTGGTTCCTGTTGAAGGAGAGCGACGACTACGCGAAGCCTGAATCGAAAGGTACCATCGTCGAGGAGGCACCGAACAGCGTCGCGAGCGGGCGCAGTCTGGACGAGATCGCCGAGGACCCCGACCGCGTGTGGCATTCGAACAAATCGGTGAAGGAGAACGTGAAGAGCGGGGCGGTGAAGAAGAAAAAACCGAAGCTCGGAGTCGCGGACCTGGACGGCGCGCGCAAAGCCTCATTGCCGGATTTCATCGAGCCGGAGCTCGCCACGCTGGTGAAGGATGCGCCGGCGGGCGACCAGTGGCTGCACGAGCTCAAGCTCGACGGCTATCGCATGCTCTGCCGCGTCGAGGACGGCGAGGTGCGGATGATCTCGCGCAACGGCAAGGACTGGACCGCGAACTTCCCCTCGATCGCACGCTGCGTCGCGCGGCTGCCGGTGAAGACGGCGTGGCTCGACGGCGAGGTCGCCGTCATGGAAAGCGACGGCCGCACGAGCTTCCAGGCGCTGCAGAACGCGCTCACGACCGATCACGGAGAGAAGCTGCACTACTTCGTCTTCGACCTGATGTACCTCGACGGCTACGACCTGCGGTCCGTGGCGCTGCTCGAAAGAAAAAGCATCCTCGAGAAGCTGCTCGCCGCGGCTCCATCGGCGCTGCGCTTTTCCAGTCATATCGAAGGCTCCGGCATCGAGTTCTTCAAGCAGGCGTGCAAGCTCGAGCTCGAAGGCATGATCTCCAAGCTCGCTCGCTCGGTATACAAAGGCGGGCGCTGCCGCGACTGGGTGAAAGTGAAGTGCAGCCAGCGCCAGGAGCTCGTCATCGGCGGATACACCGACCCGGAAGGCAGCCGCAAGGGTTTCGGCGCGCTGCTCCTCGGCGTGTACGAGGAGGACGGATCGCTGCGCTATAGCGGCAAGGTCGGCACCGGTTTCAACGATGCGACGCTCAAGGCGATGCATCCGAAGCTGAAAGCGCTCGAGGTTTCGAAGCCCGCGTTCAGCAACCCGCCGCGAGGTTACGAAGCCAAGGGCGCGCACTGGATCAAGCCCGAGCTCGTCGCCGAGGTCGAATTCACCGAATGGACGAACGACGGCACGCTGCGGCACCCGTCGTTCCAAGGCTTGCGCGCGGACAAGAAAGCGAAGGACGTCGTGCGCGAGCGCCCGGTCGCCGACGTGACAGAGGAAGCGCCGCCGCGCGCGGCGAAGAAAGCGGCGGGGAAGAAGACCGCGCGCAAATCGGCCGCCGCGAGCAAGACGGCGCAGAAGCCCGAGCGCGCGGCGTCCGAAAGCGACGGCGGCGCGGTCGCCGGTGTGAAGCTGAGCAATCCCGACAAGCTGCTCTATCCGGAAGCGGGCATCAGCAAGCGCGATCTCGCGCTGTTCTACGAAGGGATCGCGGACCGGATACTGCCGCACCTCGTGAATCGCCCGCTCACGCTGGTGCGCTGCCCGAACGGGTGGAACAAGCAGTGTTTTTTCCAGAAGCACCCCGACGCCAAGGTCGATGCGGTCATCGAGCGCGTGAAGGTCAAGGAAAGCGCGGGCACCACGCTCTACATGATGGCGAACTCGACGCCCGCGCTCGTTGCGATGGTGCAGATGGGCGCGCTCGAGCTCCATCCGTTCGGCTCCAGCGCGCCGAAGCTCGACAACCCCGACCGGCTCGTCTTCGATTTCGATCCCGACGACGGCATCTCGTGGGCGAAGCTCGTCGAAGCGGTGCAGCTCCTCAGGACCCTGCTGGAAGAGCTGGGACTGAAGACGTACCTCAAGACCACCGGAGGCAAAGGCCTGCACGTGGTGGTGCCGATCAAACCGACGCTTACGTGGGATGAAGTGAAGCAGTTCACCAAGTCGGTGGCGGACGTCATGGTGAAGTCGTTTCCCGATCGCTACATCTCGACCATGTCGAAGGCGAAGCGCAGCGGGAAGATCTTCATCGACTACCTGCGCAACGGCGAAGGCGCGACCGCGATCGCCGCATACTCGTTGCGGGCGCGAGAGAACGCGCCGGTCGCCACGCCGATCGCGTGGGAGGAGCTCGCGACCGACGTGCGGCGCGATCACTTCAACGTGAAGAACGTGCCGCAGCGGCTCGCGAAGATGAAGAAGGACCCGTGGGCCGACTTCTTCGAGGTGAAGCAGTCGATCACCAAGGCGATGCTGAAGAAGGTCGGCGCGGCGTAG
- a CDS encoding rhodanese-like domain-containing protein: MSTKRVSARELKAMLHDGGELALLDVREAGQFGESHLLFATPLPYSRLELDIGSLVPRKSARVVLCDDGSLGVAALAAKRLTDLGYTQVALLDGGNAAWKRAGYELFAGVNVPSKLFGELVEHEYGTPHVSVTELKRMQDAGEDVIVVDGRPYAEYSKMNIPGGICCPNAELPYRIRELVKSPKTKIIVNCAGRTRSIMGAQTLLNFGIENPVYALENGTQGWVLADMELERGATRRYPDAVAADTLRAAQEKARALAAKHGVASADAATVRRWLGESDRTTCLLDVRTPEEFARGSLPGAVHAAGGQLVQATDQWIAVRNARIVLIDDEGVRAPVVASWLKQLGCDVYVLEGGVKAQVEAPRAPAPALPELASMSAAELKRALEGGACAAIDLRPAMSYRKSHIAGSRWSIRSKIVAAARAVAQPIVLVADEDGVARLAAVDLIEAGFKDVKLLDGGLKAWSAAGYPIEATPDVPADAECIDYLFFVHDRHAGNREAMKQYLKWETGLIAQLDADDRKLFRVQKP, from the coding sequence ATGAGCACGAAACGCGTGTCCGCGCGCGAGCTCAAGGCGATGCTGCACGACGGGGGCGAGCTCGCGCTCCTCGACGTGCGCGAAGCCGGCCAGTTCGGCGAATCCCATCTGCTGTTCGCGACACCGCTCCCCTACAGCCGTCTGGAGCTCGACATCGGCAGCCTCGTGCCGCGCAAGTCCGCCCGCGTCGTGCTCTGCGATGACGGTTCGCTGGGCGTCGCGGCGCTCGCCGCGAAGCGTCTGACAGACCTCGGGTACACGCAGGTCGCCCTGCTCGACGGCGGCAACGCCGCGTGGAAGCGCGCGGGCTACGAGCTTTTCGCCGGCGTGAACGTCCCGAGCAAGCTCTTCGGCGAGCTCGTCGAGCACGAGTACGGCACGCCGCACGTGAGCGTCACCGAGCTCAAGCGCATGCAGGACGCGGGCGAGGACGTGATCGTAGTCGACGGCCGGCCCTACGCCGAATACAGCAAGATGAACATCCCGGGCGGGATCTGCTGCCCCAACGCCGAGCTGCCGTACCGCATCCGCGAGCTCGTGAAGAGCCCGAAGACGAAGATCATCGTGAACTGCGCGGGCCGCACCCGCTCGATCATGGGCGCGCAGACGCTGCTCAACTTCGGCATCGAGAACCCCGTCTACGCACTGGAAAACGGAACCCAGGGCTGGGTGCTCGCGGACATGGAGCTCGAGCGCGGCGCGACGCGCCGTTATCCGGACGCGGTTGCCGCGGATACGCTGCGTGCAGCGCAGGAGAAAGCGCGCGCGCTCGCCGCGAAGCACGGCGTCGCGAGCGCCGACGCGGCGACGGTGCGGCGCTGGCTCGGCGAGAGCGACCGCACCACCTGCCTCCTCGACGTGCGCACGCCCGAAGAGTTTGCACGCGGCTCGCTGCCCGGCGCGGTCCACGCGGCCGGCGGCCAGCTGGTGCAAGCGACGGATCAATGGATCGCCGTGCGCAACGCGCGCATCGTCCTGATCGACGACGAAGGCGTCCGCGCGCCGGTCGTGGCGAGCTGGCTGAAGCAGCTCGGCTGCGACGTGTATGTGCTCGAAGGCGGCGTCAAGGCGCAGGTCGAGGCGCCGCGCGCGCCCGCGCCGGCACTTCCCGAGCTCGCATCGATGTCCGCGGCGGAGCTGAAACGCGCGCTAGAAGGCGGCGCCTGCGCCGCGATCGACCTGCGCCCCGCCATGAGCTACCGCAAGTCGCACATCGCCGGCAGCCGCTGGAGCATCCGCTCGAAGATCGTCGCAGCGGCGCGCGCCGTCGCGCAGCCGATCGTGCTCGTCGCCGACGAGGACGGCGTGGCGCGCCTCGCCGCCGTGGACCTGATCGAAGCAGGATTCAAGGACGTGAAGCTGCTCGACGGCGGGCTCAAAGCGTGGAGCGCGGCCGGCTATCCGATCGAAGCGACGCCCGACGTGCCGGCCGACGCCGAGTGCATCGACTATCTCTTCTTCGTCCACGATCGCCACGCCGGCAACCGCGAAGCGATGAAGCAGTATCTGAAGTGGGAGACCGGATTGATCGCGCAGCTCGACGCGGACGATCGAAAGCTGTTCAGGGTCCAGAAGCCGTAA
- a CDS encoding HNH endonuclease has protein sequence MYPLILTLDTHGVPHRWITWQHACYYYAKNRVAWALGESAFTVYGGMNRLTGERSEITASSIIAVKGKAMAMKSFHQIPPLNNRELFHRDRQICAYCGTLLPISKLTRDHIVPFSRGGKDTWMNVVTACRGCNEKKSDRTPELANMELLYLPYVPNRAEYLILTNRRILADQMDFLAQHVPAQSRLHQKLA, from the coding sequence TTGTACCCCCTGATCCTCACGCTCGACACTCACGGGGTGCCTCACCGCTGGATCACCTGGCAACACGCCTGTTACTACTACGCGAAGAACCGCGTCGCCTGGGCCCTCGGCGAGAGCGCGTTCACCGTCTACGGCGGCATGAACCGCCTGACCGGCGAACGCTCGGAGATCACCGCCAGCAGCATCATCGCCGTCAAGGGCAAGGCGATGGCGATGAAATCGTTCCATCAGATCCCGCCGCTCAACAACCGCGAACTGTTCCACCGCGACCGCCAGATCTGCGCGTACTGCGGAACGCTGCTGCCGATCTCGAAGCTCACGCGGGATCATATCGTGCCGTTCTCGCGCGGCGGCAAGGACACGTGGATGAACGTGGTCACCGCGTGCCGCGGCTGCAACGAGAAGAAGAGCGACCGCACGCCCGAGCTCGCCAACATGGAGTTGCTGTATCTGCCGTACGTGCCCAACCGCGCCGAGTATCTGATCCTGACCAACCGCCGCATCCTGGCGGACCAGATGGACTTTCTCGCGCAGCACGTCCCCGCCCAGAGCCGCCTGCACCAGAAGCTCGCGT